AATTGCTCAGCCGCGTAATCATGGATCTCGCTGACGGTGAAGTGAAGCAAGGCTTGTTTCGCTTCGATACCGGTCAATCCTTTGAAACTTATCTCGAGAAGAGTTACTGCAAGACAGCGTCATTAATTGCCAATAGCGCAAAAGCAGCTGGTGTTTTAAGTGGCTTGTCTGAGCCTCAGCTCGAGTCTCTGTATCACTACGGCCGCCAGCTAGGCCTGGCGTTCCAAGTTGTGGATGACATCCTTGATTTCACCGGAAGTGACCAACAACTTGGGAAGCCTGCAGCTAGTGATTTGTCGAGCGGCTATCTCACAGCTCCTGCTCTCTATGCCCTTGAGGAGCGGCCTGCCTTGTCGGGTTTGATCGAACGGGAGTTCAGTGGAGACGGTGATCTCGAAACCGCTTTGGCTTTGGTTCGTGAGTCAGAAGCGATTCCTCGCACACGCGAACTCGCCAAAACATTTGCTCGCGAAGCTAGAGAATCCTTGGATTGGTTGCCAGAATCCCCGTCACGAACTGCATTACTCGAATTACCAGACTTCGTTCTTAGTCGTTTGTATTAAGGCTTTTGCGGAGTTGTCTCTCTGCTTCGCCCAAGCTGGTGATACGAGTGAGCCGAGAATGGAGTCGCACATCGGTCCCACCGAACGCGATTTTGCTGGGTGCAGTTTCACTGGGGTCTGCGACCAGCTGCCACACCCAGCAGCCTGCTCCTAAAGCCGACTGACATCCAGCCTCTGAATCTTCAAACACCCAGCATTCACTGGGCAAAACCCCAAGCCGCTGGGTCGCTAACAGGTAAGGGTCAGGAGCTGGTTTTCCTGCACGAAGTTCAGGGTCATCGCCCAACACGCGGCTTTGAATCAAATCCAACCAAGGATGTCCAGAGATTTTGTAGAGCAGGGACGCTTCCTTACTGCTGGTGACCAGCGCCATGGGCAAATGCTTAGAGCTGCAAAAACGGATGAGTGACTCAGCGCCAGAAACCGCTGGAGCCGTAGCAACTAATCGCTTAGCAATCGGCTCCCGCGCTGTCAGGAGCTGCTCCGCTGAAACTGACTGCTGCAACCATGAACACACCAATTTGGCATTGTCATCCCGGCGACGTCCCTTGAGCTGTTGAAGTTGTTGAGGCGATAAGGATTCGTTGAAGCAGGCTGCCGCTGCCTTCCAAGCCTCTGCCTGCAAGGGTTCGGTATCGAGCAAAAGACCATCAAGGTCAAACAGGCATGCTTTTGGTGCTGACAAGGATCCAGCCTTTGGCATCGTTGCCGTATCACTCTTCTGTGGATTCTGACAACGCGACTGGTCCGGATACTGAAAGCGTCGATAGTGTTGTGCTGTCAGTGCATTTGAGCAGCAAGCGATGAGTGAGGGTTCCACCATTGAGAGCGTGCTTCAAGAACAGCGTGTCTTTGATCCACCGGCGGACCTCGCCAGGGATGCGCGAATTTCTGGGATGGACTCCTATCGCGCTCTGGCTGAAGCGGCCAAATCTGATCCAGACACGTTCTGGGGAGACGCGGCACGTCGTGAACTGCATTGGTTTGAACCGTTTCACACCGTTCTCGACTGGGATAACCCTCCGTTTGCACGCTGGTTTGAGGGAGGAACAACCAACCTGTCTTACAACTGTCTTGACCGTCATCTGAATGGACCGAAGGCCAGCAAGACAGCCCTGATCTGGGAGGGCGAGCCCGGAGATGTGCGCACCTTCACCTACCAAGAGCTGCATGCCGAGGTTTGCCGTGCTGCCAACGCGCTAAAGGCCATCGGTATAGGCAAAGGCGATCTAGTCGCTCTGTACATGCCCATGGTTCCGGAGGCCGCCATCGCGATGCTGGCCTGTGCACGCATTGGTGCTCCTCACTCAGTGGTGTTTGGTGGGTTCTCAGCAGAAGCCCTGCGTGATCGTCTCATCGATGGTGAAGTCAAAGCGGTCATCACGGCCGATGGTGGTTTCCGAAAAGACAAGCCTGTATCGCTGAAGCCTGCTGTGAATGCAGCGCTTGCCAACAGTGCTTGCCCAACGGTGAAGTCTGTACTCGTGGTGAAACGCACCGACCAACCGGTGGAGATGGTGGATGGGCGAGATCAGTGGTGGCACGAACTCGTGGCCCATCAATCCGATGAGTGCACCGCTGAGCCCATGGCGAGCGAAGACCGCTTGTTTGTGCTTTACACC
The Synechococcus sp. CC9311 DNA segment above includes these coding regions:
- the sds gene encoding solanesyl diphosphate synthase, which encodes MATVTELLQPVEADLEILLSDLRSLIGAGHPILQAAAEHLFSAGGKRLRPGIVLLISRALSADGELSSRHRRLAEITEMIHTASLVHDDVVDEASTRRGVETVHSRFNYRVAVLAGDFLFAQASWHLANLDNLDVVKLLSRVIMDLADGEVKQGLFRFDTGQSFETYLEKSYCKTASLIANSAKAAGVLSGLSEPQLESLYHYGRQLGLAFQVVDDILDFTGSDQQLGKPAASDLSSGYLTAPALYALEERPALSGLIEREFSGDGDLETALALVRESEAIPRTRELAKTFAREARESLDWLPESPSRTALLELPDFVLSRLY
- a CDS encoding HAD family phosphatase — encoded protein: MPKAGSLSAPKACLFDLDGLLLDTEPLQAEAWKAAAACFNESLSPQQLQQLKGRRRDDNAKLVCSWLQQSVSAEQLLTAREPIAKRLVATAPAVSGAESLIRFCSSKHLPMALVTSSKEASLLYKISGHPWLDLIQSRVLGDDPELRAGKPAPDPYLLATQRLGVLPSECWVFEDSEAGCQSALGAGCWVWQLVADPSETAPSKIAFGGTDVRLHSRLTRITSLGEAERQLRKSLNTND